A segment of the Babylonia areolata isolate BAREFJ2019XMU chromosome 20, ASM4173473v1, whole genome shotgun sequence genome:
GAACTTTGATTATAATTATTGAATTCGCTTCGAAAACAAAGTTTTCTTATGTGATCCATGGGACCAAATATATTCTAAGTTCACTTACCGAGTCAGCTGACAAATCTCAACCTTGACAGGTGGAAACTACGACTTTCGTCAACGAATGATCTCAACACACTGTGCTCTAGTATTACAAAGAAGATACAACTCACTCAACAAAGTAACAAATTCTTGTGCAGTTTACAACTAGGCAACTGCGTTGACATTGGAAAGAAGGCCATATACCAAAATCAAAACTTTCTAAAACGTCGCTTCTTGACAAGacctcaaagaaaaacaaaaacagaaacaaacagacaaacctaGTACCGTTCGAGTATCAATCACAACTTCTTTGGTCAAATGGTTGAGAAATCATGTTGCAGAGAAGTTGGAGGAGAAACTTTGTGTGGTTAAAAGTGTTTAGAATGAGGGGTACTTCTGTTTGGGTTTATCTGGGAAAACGATGTCAAAAGCAACATTTGCTTATGTGAAGACGTTGTGGCTGTGTACACTCAAGTATGATGATAGTATTTAAGTGAAGAGATTTGAAAAACCAAACTTCCATATCTTCCCTCCAAGTGAACTTTTTGACATCCTTTTGCTTGATGAAGTGACAGATAAGACATCACTGCTGTGATTAGCTATGCTTCTTTGGTGCAGATATGTGCATACTTTCAAATTTATATGGCTGTTTGCCTGTTCATTTCATCCATGTATTCCAACAAAAGAGCTCCAAAAATATGTTTATTTtgataatacatgtgtgtgtggtgcgtacgtgtgtgtgtatgtgtgtgtgtgtgtgtgtgtgtgtgtgtgtgcgcgcaggctATTGGGCAAGACAAGTACATGTTTGgtaagcttttttttgttttgtttttttaattttcattctttttaaaatATTGAAAACATATAGTTTACGATATTTACAATATGAACAAAAtagtatatattaaaaaaaaagaaaaaaaaaagacccaactgACAAACTAACAAAATATACCACCAGCCGCCGTGACGAAGTaattagcgtcgcagactgacagctgggagaatgcaggtggaggtgggtttttcggcccgcttccggctcctacccagagttgagtgtgctatgggcttgtATGGGAAGACGTATGGgaagtcgagtatcatccactttacggatgcgtttttgtgtgtgttggtctaatttcttgaccaacactgcaaatgtctggttgacgccgggatatcattatgacaggaagcgtagagtacagccttgtcacgtggtcCCCATCATGAATGGACCTtcatagcagcatcttcatcatcatcgtcatcctcctcctcctcctcttacatcatcatcaatatgaaaaaagaaaaagccccaATTATGTggcatttcatgccctgctctcatggtgaccccaGTTTCAATACCCTTCTACTTCCGGGCCtagggtgagtcttgtcaaggtctttagtgtcggcagattcatgggggactgtcttTGGAGGGACGTGAAGGCGGTTTCCACTCTATGGGAGACGCTCACTCTGGCTCTGTGACtacgccattattgtcgtcagttcggggcttagtaggtggtgtcctaagtgcgttaaaccagaacaggcactaccgaacaccaccaaagtgactcagcagcagtgcagggtctcctctggtgtgtggtcttctAGCGATGTGACattgattgttccctgtggactgccaacactgggactgtgacagacgaacctgggtgtggccgtgcaaggggaatgagtggcatgggagaatgccactgaaatggtgcagatgatgaggcagcaaaaaaacaaaacaactgaaaacaaatattaaaaaaaacaacccccccctcactcacacacacacacacacacacacacacacaaaacaaaccccccaaaacaaacaaaagtacttGGTAAGTATTTATCTTTTAATCTCTAGGACCACATCTcgcgagttccccccccccctcaccaccaccccacccgccccctacTCCCCTAAACAGCAGTGAGttaccttaagaaaaaaaaatgatacaattttTATATCTCTCTACCTAATAGTcgaggtggcaggatggttaagacgctcatctaccaatacagggtttgggtttgaatcccggtctagtcctttctcccaagtttgattggaaaatcaactgagcatttttttttcattcggatgagacgaaaaaccgaggtcccgtgtcctgCACGCACACGGCTCCCTGAAAAAGAATACTTggcaacaaaattctgtagaaagaaatccactctaataggaaaggcctgacaagctcgttgggttatgctgccgtcaggcatctgcctagtagtgATGTATATATAGTGTGACAGAAACTGAAATtaatgtgtggagagagagagagagagagagagagagagagagagatgtcataccATGACATGGGGATGCTGACTCCAGTTTCCTCTTCTCATCAGTGATTATCAGCAGTGACACAGCCGCACTGCGTGACCTCACCTTCCCGGCAGGCTCTGTAGTAACGCAACATCCGGTGGTTCACACCAGCGAGTTCATGGCTATGTTTGGTGTCAAATCGGCCTGGAACGAGAATGATACTGATGAGGTGTTGCCTGATACTGTCCTGATGGTTCACGAACAGACATTCCTGCAGCCAGGTGAATTTAGTTATCTCTTTCCATCTATCCAGTCTGGCCAAACATCCCATCCTCTGTCGCCAAAACTGTTTCTCGTTTATGTAGGGATATTTGAGCATTGCAACGCATATTTACAGTGACGTTCTTCCTGCATAATACTTTAACCTCTGCCTGAAGAAACAGGACTCTCTCTTACCATCATTCATTTCAGTCTGCTCCATGGTTGCAGAGACCCAGTGTCTGACACGGTATGAACGAGAGATGGCCAGCTGGGCCAGGCAGTTTATAGACACACACGCCTTGGTCAAACCAGTGTCCTATGCTGCCCTTGCTGCCTATCCTCCCAGGGTGAGAGACGTAGATGCAATTAAACGATCCTTTTTTCATGGGAATagaaaagttgtttttgtttttgcttttgtattGTAGTCTTAGTACAATCCTCATTCCGGAAgtgaaacataaacacacaaccacCGAATATGATGACGGATAAACTAGCTTTTTCAGATTCATATCAAAGGATAGGGAAACGAATAATGTAAATTTTGTGTCAGTAAATAAGAAGAGTGAGTGATATGTGAAGAGAGGGTAAATTGCTGGACAGTCACTCAGGAGAGGGATACGTCTGGAGTCttaagtctgaatggtttattgtttaggcgtttctgcccgtgacaacaggggtaaggggggagcggacttccgtgttaacatccgtTCTAAAGAACAACGTCAatatatgaaaagcaaacaaagggaatgaaagagagaaacaggctgagAGAGTGaatggagagaaacacagacagggacagagagaaaagaaaaagacagctgGACAGATGGGAGTGTAACCAGGTGTTTCTTTGGGTTAAAGTTTTGGAcatcaggagagagacagagacgaagagagaaaccATGATAAAACATGCCAGGTATGGAGACAGCTGAacggagagggggtagggggaggggggggagcgggaggagggggggttaggggggaagcTGTGGGGAGGCAGGCAAattgacaggcagacatatatttGAATGATCttaaaagaagacagagacattgTTCACAACAGTAAATGAATCTATGTGACATAGTCAAAATCATTTCCGCACAACAAAACTTGTTGACACGAACACTCAGTCTGATAAATAAATGGCAAATGCCTAAATGATAATCTACACAGGGCAGGTTACGTCAAAAGGGCTTCTGGATATACTTGCCTCTGGATAAACTGTAACCAAGTTAAGTTTTAATCGAAGTTTTGAGGCGTGAAGAGACTCATACTTAATTCTGCATTGGTTAATCAGTCAATGACCCAGTGTGCTACTGTACCTCCATGCATAGATTTTTGTCACACAGGATTGATGCCCAGAGAAGTACATGACGTCGTGACAGTGCATTGACGTAATAAGTCGAAATGATGTACACATCTCAGGTTGAATCAAAGTACAAATGTTAGTACGTTTTAACTTACTTGTAACTTGCTTTCATTGCAGATCTTCATCTTCGACAAGTTTGAAGAGAACGCCTCGCAGAACGTGGCCAGAATGGGGATGGAACAGGTTGGGGGACCCGGAAGGAATCTGCTGACCACCACGCGAATTGTCAAAATCTAAATGACGTCACTTCCAATCTGGCCCTTCAGTTTTCAAAATCATGACGTAGATTTAACGTTTGATGAAACTGTTGGTATAGATGTGAACCTTCTGTCAAAATGTCTTTATGTTTGTTAACATGACGCTTTTGAATGGCCAGTCATGTCACAGTTCATAGTGTTTATGGTAGGAATGGCACTGTGTCTTACACATCCCATTATTTTTGTGTAATGAAAGGAAGAGCTGACATTGTTTTTGAATAGCTGACAGGTATATAAAAGTTGGTTTGTACCAATTTGATTCAGCTATGTTGTTCTTTCCAAAGACTGTTTGTTTACAACTCTTCAAGGAAATTGTTAAGGTCAATAAAACCAACAGCAGATAATCAGTGTTTCAACTTTATAcacagatcgagaaaactgaatgcctacgctacctaggaatacacttcgacaggatgctgaccttcagaaaacatacggaaaatactgttctcaaatgcaaaaagggcctttcagtcttaaaggcaatggcaaccaaaggtattgaacaacgccacttcttcctgctatatcaatcactcgtcctcagtgtgatcgactacggacttgggctaacaacaccgtctcaaagcaacctcttaaaattagaaagagtttaaaatgaagctatgaggctgatccttggaacaacaaaagacacgcccacagaaaccatgcgatacctgcttgaccttccttcagtgcaggccagaaacaagttagaacaggtcaagacctacttcaaagcattcgaaaaccctcaaaacccactgcatgatgcagtcaaagaaccaaaaggcagccgtctaggacgaggaagatcatggatggggcaagcagaagacacaatccagctagtatgccgactacaagacctgaaagaaacaaaagaataggggaaaacccccgaaaacctcaaccatctattcaacacagccatttcacccactctaagAAGACATTGtctggaatggccagagggcaaaactgatgcggaagtgaagctactcatagaagaaaacagtaaagaagaggacatcatcatatacacagatggctcagtcaccaaagaccaatccagttggggattcactgcgaaacaaaatggaaaaacagttagggaagagaatgctgcctacaaagtcacaacctccagcctaacgatggaagttgaagctgtgacacatgccctccagtggctatcgtccatccatacgcccggaaaccaacatgtcatgattctaacagactcaatgaacctcatacagaaaatagaaaacggaatgggaagcccagagtggcataaggcaatgcgcaattttcagattaaaaaactcacatggtcatactgcccggtaCATGCAGGAGTTacgggaaatgagcgagctgacagacttgctggcaacgcaacaccaacgagcggcctacatctaggaaaatcggaaatcctcagaaaagtcaaaggatatcaaaaagaacaggtacaaggccatcacaccatcaatcgcctcaaagaaataaaagcagagagagggagcggccgtaagtctaacatgaaaggtagagcacgatgctttgcaaatcaaacaaatatcggcatcatttccaaaccaacattgcgcaaatttcttcaaaacggaacagagtctctgtgggcttttccaaatccaatagactgagcaacacactagacgccacgttcttggcatcagagatcttttctcatccctcttgcggccaatcagtggcagcctctgtgcgtgtgtgtatgtgtgggtctgtgtttttgagtgcgtttgtgcatgcgtgagagtgtaagtgtacacaagtgtcaggagagttctgtgcatgtgtgtgtgtgtgtgtgtgtgttgtgtgtgtgtgcgtgcgtgtttgtgtgtgtgtttgtgtgtgtgtgtgtgtgtgtgtgtgtgtgtgtgtgccgtggaagctgcgatacatagactagaaatgagtgtgtggaggaggggggtagaggatgtgcagggtagtgtgtgtgtgtgtgtgttggagctcatgtacgtttatatgtatttgactgtgctttcatatatgtgaaactgcgtgtttggtgcatatctgttaatcatgtgtgggtgtatgtgtgaatgtgtgtcttcatgttttacatttatttgcttatttatcatcattgttgtctttttttttttcattgctattaccttttttttatatcataattatttatttatttatttatttatgtaagcttatctttatatatatatattttttttcctcaaggcctgactaagcgcgttgggttacgctgctggtcaggcatctgcttggcagatgtggtgtagcatatatggatttgtccgaacgcagtgacgcctccttgagctactgaaactgaagctgaaactgaaacacaaccccccccccccacccccaacgtccccgcgctccccccccccatcccccacacacagagcacagcattATCTACGTTGCACTCTCAAAAAGAAAATGCTCATACtgaacttgaaacacacacacacacacacacacacacacacacacacacacacacacatgatgcctGAGTCCTGTTTGCTTGCTCACTGTCATGAATGTGATGGGTATATATATGAAATTAAAGAaataacaacacatacacacgtacacgcacacagatatatgtCTTCTCCTCCCACTGTGAACCTTCCCCAGTTGATGCCAGGTACCTATTCACACTTGGGTGGAACGAGGAAAATCTGAGTAAAGCATCTaaccaaaggacacaacaccgtgccgaaatGGGGCCTCGCATCCTGATCACTGGCcagcactggatcagaagtcctgtGCCTGATTGTGCCACGGTGCCTCCCAGGTCACTGTGTATGGCTGCATGAGTGGAGGGGTACAAACTGTCAACACGTACAGCCCGTgcataggagttgcagcccatgaatgcagaag
Coding sequences within it:
- the LOC143295260 gene encoding uncharacterized protein LOC143295260, whose translation is MHTVGFLLLMTAVMMTQADQISDSLQLTPLKEHLHLFDVISDAPLADVKGAVASFNPRHSFKICTRHITTGIGQCWGVAAIGQDKYMFVIISSDTAALRDLTFPAGSVVTQHPVVHTSEFMAMFGVKSAWNENDTDEVLPDTVLMVHEQTFLQPETQCLTRYEREMASWARQFIDTHALVKPVSYAALAAYPPRIFIFDKFEENASQNVARMGMEQVGGPGRNLLTTTRIVKI